The following proteins are encoded in a genomic region of Bacillus sp. Marseille-Q1617:
- a CDS encoding polyprenyl synthetase family protein has product MSLHVDLGTFQQKYKQKIEEEMIGSVQEKAMPSTLKNAMAYSLEAGGKRIRPLLLLAVIKGYGKDPQLGMKTAAALEMIHTYSLIHDDLPSMDDDDLRRGKPTNHKVFGEAMAILAGDGLLTQSFQLIAEDTFLTSDQKIKLVGLLSRCAGPEGMVGGQAADLEGENKKLSVAELESIHVHKTGKLLIFSALAGAIISGASDEEQHKLEEFAYHIGLAFQIQDDILDIEGAEELIGKRTGSDESKQKSTYPGLLSMHGAKGKLTFHFDEALVSLDGLSMDTELLRQIAHLIVNRNH; this is encoded by the coding sequence GTGAGCCTTCATGTTGATCTAGGTACTTTTCAGCAAAAGTATAAACAAAAGATTGAAGAAGAGATGATCGGTTCTGTCCAGGAGAAAGCCATGCCCTCAACATTAAAAAATGCCATGGCGTACTCTTTGGAAGCCGGCGGAAAAAGAATCAGACCGCTTCTCTTATTAGCTGTCATTAAAGGATATGGAAAGGATCCACAGCTTGGAATGAAGACAGCGGCTGCGCTTGAAATGATTCATACATATTCTCTCATCCATGATGATCTCCCATCGATGGATGATGATGACTTAAGAAGGGGAAAGCCGACAAATCACAAGGTATTTGGTGAAGCTATGGCAATCCTCGCCGGGGATGGTCTGCTTACGCAAAGCTTTCAGCTTATTGCAGAAGACACCTTTCTTACCAGTGATCAAAAAATTAAGTTAGTGGGCCTCTTGAGCCGCTGTGCAGGCCCTGAAGGTATGGTTGGCGGGCAGGCAGCTGATCTTGAAGGGGAAAATAAAAAGCTGTCTGTTGCAGAATTGGAATCGATCCATGTTCATAAAACAGGGAAGTTACTTATTTTCAGTGCGCTTGCGGGAGCAATCATTTCAGGTGCTTCAGATGAAGAACAACACAAACTTGAAGAATTTGCCTATCATATCGGCCTGGCATTTCAAATTCAGGATGATATCCTCGATATTGAAGGAGCAGAAGAATTGATCGGAAAGCGGACCGGGAGCGATGAATCCAAACAGAAAAGCACCTATCCAGGGCTCTTGTCCATGCATGGAGCCAAGGGAAAACTTACGTTTCATTTTGATGAAGCATTGGTTTCCCTGGATGGACTCAGTATGGATACGGAATTGCTTAGGCAAATTGCCCATCTCATAGTCAACCGCAACCATTAA
- a CDS encoding SpoIIIAH-like family protein: MLLKKQTVWLLTMLSLVIVLSVYYITSPTQQVTDMAAEQNEGGKKAAEGDNKETMTNGDVEVVTDSAGNEMFEAMRMEVEDQRAQLREELEAKVGDPELSAEEKSAAYEQMENLRELAMTESVLETTIKTIGYDDALVRANGDSIRITVKTDKEHTTANANEIIRLVMSEVGNVKPVAVEFQPTN; encoded by the coding sequence ATGTTATTAAAAAAACAAACAGTGTGGCTTTTAACGATGTTGAGTCTTGTGATCGTCCTATCCGTTTATTACATCACTTCACCTACCCAGCAGGTAACGGACATGGCAGCGGAGCAGAATGAAGGCGGCAAGAAAGCGGCAGAAGGAGATAATAAAGAAACAATGACCAATGGCGATGTGGAAGTCGTCACGGATTCTGCCGGCAATGAAATGTTCGAAGCGATGAGAATGGAAGTGGAAGATCAGCGTGCTCAGCTCCGTGAAGAACTTGAAGCGAAAGTAGGAGATCCTGAATTGTCTGCAGAAGAGAAAAGTGCAGCCTATGAGCAAATGGAGAACCTGCGTGAGCTGGCAATGACAGAATCAGTACTTGAGACGACAATCAAGACGATCGGGTACGATGATGCACTCGTAAGAGCAAATGGAGACAGCATCCGCATCACGGTCAAAACAGATAAAGAGCACACAACGGCAAATGCCAATGAAATCATCCGCCTGGTCATGAGTGAAGTAGGAAATGTGAAGCCTGTAGCGGTGGAATTCCAGCCGACAAACTAA
- the dxs gene encoding 1-deoxy-D-xylulose-5-phosphate synthase — protein MDLLSIKEPSFLKNMSKEQLEELSQEIRQFLIENLSKTGGHIGPNLGVVELTVSLHKHFNSPVDKIIWDVGHQSYVHKILTGRACQFDSLRQYKGLCGFPKRNESEHDVWETGHSSTSLSAAMGMAIARDVKKEKSFIIPVIGDGALTGGMALEALNHIGHEKKDMIVVLNDNEMSIAPNVGALHSVLGRLRTAGKYNWVKDELEYILKRIPAVGGKLASTAERVKDSLKYLFVSGMFFEELGFTYLGPIDGHDFEELDENIQYAKKTKGPVLLHVITKKGKGFHPAESDKKGDWHGTGPYKIDTGDIIKPVNAPPSWSGLVSETVRKIAREDDRVVAITPAMPVGSKLLGFAEEFPERMFDVGIAEQHATTVAAGLATQNMKPFLAIYSTFLQRAYDQVVHDICRQNLNVFIGIDRAGLVGADGETHQGVFDIAFLRHLPNIVIMMPKDENEGQHLVNTAMNYDDGPIALRYPRGNGYGVPMDQELKTIPIGKWEVLKEGNDVAVLTFGTTIPMALEAANELEDQGVSVRVINARFIKPMDEEMLKSIFDEDIPVLTVEEAVLQGGFGSSVLEYVQENGYRNAVIERIGIPDYFIEHGSVKELLNEIGMTKENIMDRILTITPKKQKRA, from the coding sequence ATGGATTTACTATCAATAAAGGAGCCTTCTTTTTTGAAAAACATGAGTAAAGAGCAATTAGAAGAGCTCAGTCAAGAGATACGCCAGTTTTTAATTGAGAATTTATCGAAAACTGGAGGTCATATTGGTCCAAACTTGGGTGTCGTGGAACTGACTGTTTCCCTTCATAAACATTTTAACAGCCCCGTTGATAAAATCATTTGGGATGTAGGCCATCAATCTTATGTACATAAGATATTAACAGGGCGTGCGTGTCAGTTTGATTCGTTAAGGCAATATAAAGGGTTGTGCGGTTTTCCGAAGAGAAATGAAAGCGAGCATGATGTCTGGGAAACCGGCCATAGTTCAACCTCTCTCTCTGCAGCTATGGGAATGGCGATTGCGCGTGATGTGAAAAAAGAGAAATCATTCATCATACCTGTAATCGGGGACGGGGCATTGACAGGCGGAATGGCTTTGGAGGCATTGAACCATATCGGGCATGAAAAGAAAGATATGATCGTAGTCCTGAATGATAATGAAATGTCGATTGCCCCTAATGTAGGAGCCCTTCATAGTGTGCTTGGAAGGCTGCGCACTGCCGGTAAATACAATTGGGTTAAAGATGAACTCGAGTATATCCTTAAACGTATCCCTGCAGTCGGCGGGAAACTTGCAAGTACGGCGGAACGGGTGAAGGACAGCCTGAAGTATCTGTTTGTATCCGGCATGTTCTTCGAAGAACTTGGATTTACTTATCTAGGCCCGATTGACGGTCATGACTTTGAGGAGCTGGATGAAAACATCCAGTATGCCAAGAAGACGAAAGGACCTGTACTGCTCCACGTCATCACGAAAAAAGGAAAGGGATTCCATCCTGCCGAGTCTGACAAAAAAGGAGACTGGCATGGTACCGGACCTTATAAAATCGATACCGGTGATATTATTAAACCGGTCAATGCACCCCCTTCCTGGAGCGGTCTGGTGAGTGAAACGGTGAGAAAGATCGCGAGAGAAGATGATCGTGTAGTTGCCATCACTCCGGCAATGCCTGTCGGATCAAAACTTTTAGGATTTGCTGAAGAATTTCCTGAGCGGATGTTTGATGTAGGTATTGCAGAACAGCATGCAACAACAGTGGCTGCAGGTCTTGCGACTCAGAATATGAAGCCATTTTTGGCCATTTATTCTACTTTCCTGCAAAGGGCATATGATCAGGTCGTTCACGATATCTGCCGTCAAAACCTGAATGTTTTCATCGGAATCGACCGAGCAGGGCTGGTCGGGGCTGATGGAGAAACACACCAAGGTGTATTCGATATCGCCTTCTTGAGACATCTGCCTAATATCGTCATCATGATGCCGAAAGATGAAAATGAAGGCCAGCACCTGGTCAATACGGCAATGAATTATGATGACGGTCCGATTGCATTAAGATATCCAAGAGGAAACGGATATGGGGTTCCCATGGATCAGGAGTTGAAAACCATCCCGATCGGGAAATGGGAAGTGTTGAAAGAGGGCAATGACGTCGCAGTCCTTACTTTCGGCACTACAATACCGATGGCACTTGAAGCAGCCAATGAACTGGAAGACCAAGGAGTTTCAGTCCGTGTAATCAACGCTAGATTCATCAAACCGATGGATGAAGAGATGCTGAAATCAATCTTTGATGAAGACATTCCGGTCCTGACGGTTGAAGAAGCTGTCCTGCAAGGCGGATTCGGCAGTTCTGTGCTTGAATATGTCCAGGAAAACGGCTACCGGAATGCGGTAATCGAAAGAATCGGAATCCCTGATTATTTCATCGAGCACGGAAGCGTCAAAGAATTGTTAAACGAGATCGGTATGACGAAAGAAAATATCATGGATCGAATCCTGACAATCACTCCAAAAAAACAAAAAAGGGCTTAA
- the accB gene encoding acetyl-CoA carboxylase biotin carboxyl carrier protein: MLKIQEIREIIKLVDNSSVDEFSYEYEGSKIELKKNNGAVPAPQFVQAAEEVKQPAQQAVQQAPAAVHTEAAPAPGEENKPSEAKADDANLHKITSPMVGTFYQSSSPDADVYVKVGSKVDDSTVVCIVEAMKLFNEIEAEVKGEIVEILVKDGQLVEYGQPLFLVKPE, encoded by the coding sequence GTGTTAAAAATCCAAGAAATTCGTGAAATTATAAAACTCGTCGATAATTCCAGCGTGGATGAGTTTTCATATGAGTATGAAGGATCAAAAATCGAACTAAAGAAAAATAATGGAGCCGTTCCAGCACCGCAATTCGTTCAAGCTGCAGAAGAAGTGAAGCAGCCGGCTCAACAAGCGGTTCAGCAAGCACCTGCTGCTGTTCATACAGAAGCGGCGCCTGCACCGGGAGAAGAAAATAAACCTTCTGAAGCAAAAGCGGATGATGCAAACTTACATAAAATCACATCCCCGATGGTAGGGACGTTCTATCAATCTTCTTCCCCTGACGCGGATGTATATGTGAAAGTCGGTTCAAAAGTAGATGACAGCACAGTCGTCTGTATCGTTGAAGCGATGAAGCTGTTCAACGAAATTGAAGCGGAAGTAAAAGGCGAAATTGTAGAAATCTTGGTGAAAGACGGTCAACTTGTTGAATATGGACAGCCGTTATTCTTAGTCAAACCTGAATAA
- the folD gene encoding bifunctional methylenetetrahydrofolate dehydrogenase/methenyltetrahydrofolate cyclohydrolase FolD, which translates to MSADLIDGKLIANYYREQLKETISELKANDVIPGLAVILVGDNHASHTYVRMKRKACSKLGIHSELYQFDESLTQEELVDKIEELNRRDHIHGILVQLPLPQHINPITIIETISPSKDVDGFHPVSIGKMVTNQDTFYSCTPLGIIKMLEYENIDIKGKHVVILGRSNIVGKPAGQLFLNRDATVTYCHSKTTGLSDYTRNADILVSAVGKAKLIRAEDIKKGAVVIDVGMNRDEEGQLCGDVDFNGVKEVAGKITPVPGGVGPMTITMLLYNTVKSARWWLVDRQNR; encoded by the coding sequence ATGTCAGCTGATCTTATTGATGGCAAGCTTATTGCGAATTATTATCGTGAACAATTGAAAGAAACCATTTCTGAATTAAAAGCAAATGATGTGATCCCCGGATTGGCTGTTATTCTTGTTGGGGATAATCATGCCTCCCACACCTATGTGAGAATGAAGAGAAAAGCCTGCAGCAAGTTGGGAATCCATTCAGAGCTTTATCAGTTTGATGAATCATTAACGCAGGAAGAACTTGTCGATAAAATAGAAGAATTAAATCGAAGGGATCATATTCATGGTATCCTGGTTCAATTGCCTCTGCCTCAGCATATTAATCCGATCACAATCATTGAAACCATATCTCCCTCTAAGGACGTGGATGGATTTCACCCGGTTTCAATCGGAAAGATGGTTACGAATCAAGATACTTTCTATTCATGCACCCCTCTCGGCATCATCAAGATGCTCGAGTATGAGAATATTGATATCAAGGGAAAGCACGTGGTGATCTTAGGGAGAAGCAACATCGTCGGAAAGCCTGCCGGTCAACTTTTCCTGAATCGGGATGCAACCGTCACGTATTGTCATTCTAAAACAACGGGCCTCTCCGACTATACTAGAAATGCTGATATTCTCGTTTCCGCTGTCGGGAAGGCAAAATTGATACGAGCAGAAGATATCAAAAAAGGTGCAGTCGTCATAGACGTCGGAATGAACCGGGATGAGGAAGGGCAATTATGCGGTGATGTCGATTTTAATGGAGTAAAGGAAGTGGCAGGGAAAATTACACCTGTTCCAGGTGGAGTAGGACCGATGACCATTACTATGCTTCTTTACAACACGGTAAAATCAGCTCGATGGTGGCTGGTTGATCGCCAAAACCGATAA
- the accC gene encoding acetyl-CoA carboxylase biotin carboxylase subunit encodes MIKKVLIANRGEIAVRIIRACRELNVESVAVYSEADKEALHVQLADEAYCIGPTSSKDSYLNFTNIISVAKLTDCDAIHPGYGFLAENSDFAELCRECNITFIGPSPEAISKMGTKDVARETMREAGVPIVPGSKGIVKDADEAVKLAESMGYPVIIKATAGGGGKGIRVAKTEEDLVKGVNITQQEAMTAFGNPGVYIEKFIEDFRHVEIQVMADNFGNVIHLGERDCTIQRRLQKLIEETPSPALNEEIRAQMGEAAVKAAQAVDYTGAGTVEFIYDYNNQSFYFMEMNTRIQVEHPVTEQVTGVDLIKEQIKVASGEKLSITQEEVTFTGWAMECRINAENPEKNFMPSAGRIEMYLPPGGLGVRVDSAAYPGYMIPPYYDSMIAKVITYGATREEAISRMKRALSEFVVEGVHTTIPFHLRVLEHETFVDGEFNTKFLEKYDVMKS; translated from the coding sequence ATGATAAAAAAGGTATTGATTGCCAATAGAGGAGAAATAGCGGTTCGAATTATACGTGCTTGCCGCGAATTGAACGTAGAAAGTGTAGCTGTCTATTCTGAAGCAGATAAAGAAGCATTGCATGTCCAGCTTGCAGATGAAGCCTATTGTATCGGGCCTACTTCGTCGAAGGACAGTTATTTGAACTTTACTAATATTATTTCAGTAGCAAAATTGACAGACTGTGATGCCATTCATCCCGGTTACGGCTTCCTGGCTGAGAATTCCGACTTCGCAGAGCTTTGCCGTGAGTGTAATATCACATTCATCGGGCCATCTCCTGAAGCCATTTCAAAAATGGGGACAAAGGATGTCGCAAGAGAAACGATGCGTGAAGCGGGGGTTCCGATCGTACCTGGTTCTAAAGGGATCGTCAAAGACGCAGATGAAGCTGTTAAACTTGCGGAATCAATGGGATACCCAGTCATCATCAAAGCCACTGCAGGCGGAGGCGGTAAAGGGATCCGTGTGGCGAAGACCGAGGAAGACCTTGTGAAGGGTGTCAACATCACCCAGCAGGAAGCAATGACAGCATTTGGTAATCCAGGCGTGTATATTGAAAAGTTCATCGAGGACTTCAGGCACGTGGAAATCCAAGTCATGGCTGACAATTTTGGCAACGTGATTCACCTTGGAGAGCGCGATTGCACCATCCAGCGCCGTCTTCAAAAATTGATCGAAGAAACACCATCTCCTGCACTGAACGAAGAAATTCGGGCCCAAATGGGAGAAGCCGCGGTAAAAGCAGCCCAAGCGGTTGATTATACAGGTGCAGGCACGGTAGAATTTATTTATGACTACAACAACCAATCATTCTATTTCATGGAGATGAATACCCGTATCCAGGTAGAGCATCCTGTCACCGAACAGGTTACCGGTGTTGATTTGATAAAAGAACAGATCAAAGTGGCTTCCGGAGAAAAATTATCTATCACCCAGGAAGAAGTAACCTTTACAGGGTGGGCGATGGAGTGCCGGATCAATGCAGAAAACCCGGAAAAGAATTTCATGCCGTCAGCAGGAAGAATAGAAATGTATCTCCCTCCCGGCGGTCTTGGCGTAAGAGTGGATTCTGCTGCATATCCTGGTTATATGATCCCTCCTTACTATGATAGTATGATTGCAAAAGTCATCACTTATGGAGCGACTCGTGAAGAGGCGATCTCCCGTATGAAGCGTGCCCTGAGTGAGTTTGTTGTAGAAGGGGTGCACACGACCATCCCGTTCCATTTAAGAGTATTGGAACATGAAACCTTTGTAGACGGAGAATTTAATACGAAGTTCTTAGAAAAATATGATGTAATGAAATCCTAG
- a CDS encoding Asp23/Gls24 family envelope stress response protein codes for MAENQNLLQMSHGKDGLGKIEIAPEVIEVIAGIAASEVEGVSQMRGSFATGVVERLGKKNHGKGVKVELAEEGIIIDVYCIMKFGVSIPTVAQKIQDNIRQALMNMTALEADEVNVHIVGVQFENQTLEAEIDEEM; via the coding sequence ATGGCGGAAAATCAAAACCTTTTACAAATGTCTCACGGTAAAGACGGCCTTGGGAAGATAGAAATCGCACCTGAAGTGATCGAAGTCATCGCTGGAATTGCTGCTTCAGAAGTAGAAGGCGTATCACAAATGCGCGGTAGCTTCGCGACAGGTGTAGTCGAACGTCTGGGCAAGAAGAACCACGGTAAGGGAGTCAAGGTTGAACTGGCGGAAGAAGGAATCATCATTGATGTATACTGCATCATGAAGTTCGGCGTCTCTATCCCGACAGTCGCTCAAAAAATCCAGGATAATATCCGTCAAGCCTTAATGAACATGACTGCTTTGGAAGCAGATGAGGTCAATGTTCATATCGTGGGTGTCCAGTTTGAAAATCAGACACTTGAAGCTGAAATTGATGAAGAGATGTAA
- the spoIIIAF gene encoding stage III sporulation protein AF has product MSFLTEWITNIIVFVLLATVIDMLLPSSNMQKYVKIVTGLLLITIILTPLLKLMTADVDSVMESFRVNGRSQNNSVENLIEMKKKEIQASQRAYILEQMAVQMKQQAEKELMDEHGKVIEKVSIAASDLENIPDSITEVTVYLSSSQGENAIEAVQNVEIDTGDKTRVQKTDENVSLVTSLLAEEWNLSPEKIIIAEGGTGSDNEL; this is encoded by the coding sequence ATGTCATTTCTAACTGAATGGATCACCAATATTATCGTCTTTGTCCTGCTGGCAACCGTCATTGACATGCTTCTTCCAAGCTCAAATATGCAAAAATACGTAAAGATCGTGACGGGGCTATTATTGATCACCATCATCCTTACACCATTGTTGAAGCTGATGACAGCAGATGTTGATTCTGTTATGGAATCGTTCCGTGTAAATGGACGTTCCCAGAATAATTCTGTAGAAAATTTAATAGAAATGAAGAAAAAAGAAATACAAGCTTCACAACGTGCATATATTTTAGAACAGATGGCTGTCCAAATGAAACAACAAGCTGAAAAGGAGTTGATGGATGAACACGGTAAAGTCATTGAGAAGGTCAGTATAGCAGCATCCGATTTGGAGAACATCCCAGATAGCATCACAGAAGTGACGGTTTATCTTTCTTCCAGTCAGGGGGAAAACGCAATTGAAGCCGTCCAGAATGTGGAGATCGATACGGGAGATAAGACAAGAGTACAGAAGACAGATGAGAATGTGTCCCTGGTGACCTCCTTACTAGCGGAAGAGTGGAACCTTTCACCCGAAAAAATAATCATAGCCGAGGGAGGGACGGGAAGCGACAATGAACTTTAG
- the nusB gene encoding transcription antitermination factor NusB, translating into MKRRVAREKALQALFQIDMSGMEPEEALKNVVDGEEVDAFLKDLVLGFVKHQDMVDGKIRDNLEKWSFDRLAKVDRNILRIGAYELLFVEDVPDKVVINEAVEIAKTFGDDQSSKFVNGVLSKVSQS; encoded by the coding sequence ATGAAGAGAAGAGTTGCCCGTGAGAAAGCTCTGCAAGCCTTATTTCAAATAGATATGAGTGGTATGGAACCAGAAGAAGCGTTGAAAAATGTGGTGGATGGAGAAGAAGTAGACGCCTTTTTGAAAGACCTCGTACTTGGTTTTGTAAAACATCAGGATATGGTAGACGGCAAAATCAGGGATAATTTAGAAAAATGGTCTTTTGACCGCCTCGCGAAAGTAGATCGGAATATTTTGAGGATCGGCGCTTATGAGTTATTATTTGTTGAAGATGTACCGGATAAAGTCGTCATCAATGAAGCCGTTGAAATTGCAAAAACCTTTGGCGATGATCAATCAAGCAAGTTCGTGAATGGTGTACTCTCTAAGGTAAGTCAATCTTAA
- the xseA gene encoding exodeoxyribonuclease VII large subunit translates to MEQDQSRYLTVQALTKYIKRKFDRDPHLSNIFVRGEISNFKQHSSGHMYFTLKDDRARILSVMFSSNNQHLKFRPESGMNVLIRGDLSVYEAGGQYQIYVKEMQPDGIGELYLAYEQLKEKLEKAGYFDQSRKRMIPKFPSRIAVVTSPTGAAIRDIITTIKRRYPICEILIFPALVQGERAAGSIAEAIRKANEYEGVDVLIAGRGGGSIEELWAFNEEIVAKAIVDSAIPVISAVGHETDFTIADFVADLRAPTPTGAGELAVPHIDDLLERIMNRKLRMIKSFKVKIQSERNRLDSLSKSYSLRNPRILYQQKVEHVDRLTDQLQKNITLHVRQQKDVLTGLHSRLQRVHPSQILKIQEERVTFLQGQVNKQFRAVLREKGHRFQSVISTLDALSPLKIMDRGYSLVYGSDGGLIKSSQQVAKGDKLKIDVKDGTIQCEVDLVKERVENGKN, encoded by the coding sequence ATGGAACAGGATCAGTCGCGATATTTAACGGTACAAGCTCTGACAAAGTACATAAAACGAAAATTCGATAGGGATCCGCATTTGTCTAATATTTTTGTAAGGGGAGAAATTTCAAATTTCAAGCAGCATTCCAGCGGTCATATGTACTTCACTTTAAAAGATGACCGTGCAAGGATTCTCTCAGTCATGTTTTCAAGTAATAACCAACATCTCAAGTTCCGGCCAGAAAGCGGAATGAATGTATTGATACGGGGAGATCTGTCCGTCTATGAAGCAGGCGGACAGTATCAGATCTATGTGAAAGAAATGCAGCCGGATGGAATCGGTGAACTTTACCTGGCGTATGAACAATTAAAGGAAAAGCTTGAGAAAGCAGGTTACTTTGATCAAAGCAGAAAAAGAATGATACCGAAGTTCCCCTCAAGAATTGCGGTTGTGACTTCCCCGACGGGTGCTGCCATACGGGATATCATTACAACAATAAAGAGAAGGTACCCAATCTGTGAAATCCTGATTTTTCCTGCCCTGGTACAAGGCGAGAGGGCTGCCGGCTCTATTGCGGAAGCCATCAGAAAAGCGAATGAATATGAGGGAGTCGATGTGCTGATTGCAGGAAGGGGAGGCGGCTCCATCGAAGAACTTTGGGCATTCAATGAGGAAATAGTGGCCAAAGCAATTGTCGATTCGGCTATCCCTGTCATATCCGCTGTCGGGCATGAAACAGACTTTACGATTGCAGATTTTGTTGCAGACCTTAGGGCACCGACCCCCACCGGTGCGGGAGAGCTGGCTGTCCCTCACATCGATGACCTGCTTGAAAGGATCATGAACCGAAAATTAAGGATGATTAAATCATTTAAGGTGAAAATTCAAAGTGAGCGGAATCGATTGGACAGTTTATCAAAATCCTATTCGTTAAGGAATCCGCGTATCCTGTATCAACAAAAAGTTGAGCATGTAGACAGGCTGACGGACCAGCTGCAAAAAAATATCACACTGCATGTCAGGCAGCAAAAGGATGTTCTTACCGGACTGCACTCCAGACTTCAGCGTGTTCACCCTTCACAGATCCTGAAGATTCAGGAAGAAAGGGTGACATTTTTGCAGGGACAAGTGAACAAGCAGTTTAGAGCAGTGCTGAGGGAAAAGGGACATCGGTTTCAATCGGTCATTTCCACCTTGGATGCACTGAGTCCACTGAAAATCATGGACAGGGGATACAGCCTTGTCTATGGGTCAGATGGGGGATTGATAAAATCCTCACAGCAGGTAGCGAAAGGTGATAAACTCAAAATAGATGTAAAAGACGGAACAATACAATGTGAAGTAGATTTGGTAAAGGAGCGGGTTGAAAATGGCAAAAACTAA
- the spoIIIAG gene encoding stage III sporulation protein AG, whose product MNFSKGPVNLIKEWLSKENAHTPPENKKGKKFQYFLIVLLLGVAFMLISDLWNKAPSIAVDKTLQEEGEENVPAFGKNHNDDSLMRSYEDQYENQLKEALDQITGVSEALVVVNVESSEQKVYEKNENKQSQHTNEEDKEGGKRSIEEKSSEEQIVIIQDGENEVPVISETRKPKVSGVLVVAKGADNIQIKKMILEAVTRVLDVPVHRVSVQPKD is encoded by the coding sequence ATGAACTTTAGCAAAGGACCCGTAAATCTGATAAAAGAGTGGCTGTCAAAGGAAAATGCGCATACACCTCCGGAAAACAAAAAAGGAAAAAAGTTTCAGTACTTTCTGATCGTCCTGCTGCTCGGGGTCGCCTTCATGCTGATCAGCGATCTTTGGAATAAAGCACCCAGCATTGCAGTAGACAAGACCCTCCAGGAAGAGGGGGAAGAAAACGTGCCTGCATTCGGCAAGAATCACAATGATGATTCATTGATGCGGAGCTATGAAGATCAATATGAAAACCAGCTGAAAGAGGCACTCGATCAAATCACCGGGGTCAGTGAAGCCCTTGTCGTAGTCAATGTTGAATCCTCTGAACAGAAAGTGTACGAAAAAAATGAAAACAAACAGTCCCAGCATACAAACGAGGAGGACAAAGAGGGTGGAAAACGCTCGATAGAAGAAAAGTCAAGTGAAGAACAGATTGTCATCATACAGGACGGTGAAAATGAAGTGCCCGTCATCAGTGAAACCAGAAAACCTAAAGTCAGCGGCGTCCTTGTCGTAGCAAAGGGAGCCGATAACATACAAATCAAAAAAATGATATTGGAAGCTGTTACCCGCGTTCTGGATGTACCGGTTCACAGGGTATCGGTCCAACCTAAAGATTAA
- the xseB gene encoding exodeoxyribonuclease VII small subunit encodes MAKTKEELSFEEAMEQLEGIVEQLEEGEVPLEKALQFYQKGMELSKYCHDTLNKAEKQLTKMITDEGEKTFEIKEGE; translated from the coding sequence ATGGCAAAAACTAAAGAAGAACTGTCATTTGAAGAGGCAATGGAGCAATTGGAAGGCATTGTTGAGCAATTGGAAGAAGGCGAGGTGCCTTTGGAAAAGGCATTGCAGTTCTATCAAAAAGGAATGGAACTTTCAAAGTATTGTCATGATACCCTCAACAAAGCAGAAAAACAGCTAACAAAAATGATCACGGATGAAGGAGAAAAAACCTTCGAAATCAAAGAGGGGGAGTAA